GAACGGCGCCGCCGGGCTCCTCAACGATCTCCATCAACAGGTGCGCTGGGAGGGCGAGACCCTCTCGATCGCCCAACGCCACTGCACCGCCGCCGACGTCGCGGACGGTGGCGGTCTGGTGCTGATCCCGTCGGTCTTCGTCTGGCCGTCCGTGCTCAGCGTCCCCGGTGGCACCGCCGCGCAGCTCGGTTACCCGGCCCGGGGTATCGGCACCCTCTGGGAGGCGCCCCGGCAGGCATCCGACACCCTGAGCGCGGTGCTCGGGCGGGGTCGGGCCCGGTTGCTCGTCGAGATGCGGGCACCGATCTCCACCACCGAGCTGGCCCGACGTACCGGGATCTCCGCGGGCGGGGTGTCCCAGCACCTCGCCGTGCTCCGGGCCGCCGGGCTGGTGTCGACCCACCGGAGCGGCCGTACGGTCCTGAACACCCGGACCACCGTCGCCGACGCGCTGCTCACCGTCGCCGGCTGAGAACGGCGGCCCGGGTCGGCAGGACTCCTACCGGTGCTTCTCCAGGTACAGCAGTCCCGGACCGACGTCGAGCGGGCGGTGCGCGAACACGACGTACCCGTGTCGGCGGTAGAGCCGTACGGTGTCCTCGCTGTCGGCCCCGGTGAACAGCTCGAATCGGCGTACCGGGTCCGGACAGGCGGCCTCCACGGCGCGCAGCAGTTCGCTGCCGATGCCCCGGCCGTGCAGATCGGGTGCGACGGCGAGCCGGCCGATGTGGCCGGTGCCGTCCTCGATCCTGGCCCGGACCGCGCCGACGAGCCGGGTACCGAGCCGCGCCGCCAGCACGATGCCGCCACCGGCCAGTACGGCGCGCAGCTCGTCCAGCGTCTCGGTGAGCGGTGGCAGCAGCGGCTCCCGGTAGCGCTGCGCCTCGCTGACGTACGCGGCCCGCTGGACGGTCAGGATCTCACCGGCGTCACCGCGCCCGGCCGGTACGACGCTGACCGCGAGGGAGGAATCGGAGCGGGAAGTGGACACGTCCGTCAGGCAACCACACCGACTCCAGCCCGGTGCCCGCACCCTCCTAGCCTCTAGGGGTTAGGAAGGGGCCCTTCTTCTACAGAAAACGATAGGAAGGGGCCCTTCCTTACAGCTGACGGGAGGACGTGTGGGATTCACCTACCCCGAGGTGGGGGCCACCGGTACGGGTCGACTTCCGGCCGGGTACCGGCACCTGCGGTGGCGTACCGAGCTGGCGCCGGGCGTGTTCGAGGCTGCCGGGGCGGCCGTACTGACCTGGCGGATGCACCGGGCGATGGGCGTACGGATGACGACCGATGCGCCGTCGGCCGCGCCGGGGGTCGCGGTCACCGCCGGGCTCGGGCTCGGTCGGCTGCGCCTGGCCGCGCCGTGCGAGGTGGTCTGGGCGGTACGCGACCAGCGGCGGATCGGCTTCGGCTACGGAACGCTGCCCGGCCATCCGATGCGGGGCGAGGAGGCGTTCCTGGTGGAGCTCGCCGACGACGGGAGGGTCTGGTTCACCGTGATCGCGTTCAGCGCACCGGCCAGCCGACTGACCCGACTCGCCGGGCCGGTGGTGCCCGTCCTGCAACGGGCGTACGCCTGGTGGTGCGGCACGGTGCTGCGCCGGTTGACCGCGCTTCGCCGCTGATCGCCGGCTGACCGAGCCGCGACGCTGATCGGCGGCTGACCGCGCCGCGACGCTGATCGCCGGCTGACCGAGCCGCGACGCTGATCGCCGGCTGACCGCGTCCCGATGCCGATCAGAAGCGGGCGAAGGAGCGGATCGGCATCCGGGGCCCGAACCGGGGCGCGTGCAGGCCAGCGGCCGCCAGCAGGAGACAGACCCGGCCCCGGTGTCCCCGGAACGGCTCCAGCAGATCCAGCATCCGCGCGTCGTCGCCCCGGGCCTCGCCGGCCAGTGCCCAGGCGACCGTGTTCGGGATGTGGTAGTCGCCGACACTCACCGCGTCCGGGTCACCGAAGGCGATCCGGACCACCTCGGCCGCCGTCCACGGGCCGATCCCGACGATCGCGGTGAGCCGGCGGGTCGCCTCGACCGGATCGCCGCAACGTTCGAGCCGGTCCGCGACGGCCGCCGCCCGGCGCAGGGTGTCGGCGCGCCGCTGCTCCACCCCGAACGGATGGAACACCCAGTACGGCGCGGCGGCGATCACCGCCGGTTCCGGCGGTGCCCAGAGCCCTCGTACCGGGCCGGGGGCGGGGGCGCCGAAGTGCCGTACCGTCGCCGCGTACGCCCGGAACGCCTCCTTGCCGGTGACCTTCTGTTCGAAGATCGCGCGGAGCAGTCGGGGGAAGATCTGGCCGGTGGCCGGCAGCCGCAGTCCCCGGTGGTCGCGGGCCAACCGGGCCACCACCGGATGGCCGGCGGCGAGCCCGTCGAAGCCCGTCAGGTCGTCCCGGAGCCCGGCCACGGCGTCGGCCCGCTCCAGTACCCAGTCCGCGCCCGGTCCGTAGCCGTCGGCGACCAGTTCGTCGGCGCGTCGGCGCAGTGCGAGGGTTCCGGGGCCGGCCGGGCTACGGGTGGCCCACCAGAAGGTGCCGTCGACGAACCGGGCACAGGGGTCGTGCGCTCCCATCGCCAGCGGCCGGACCGAGCCGGCGAGGTGGTAACCCGCCGGTGGGTGCAGCACCCGACTCGCCGTCGGCCCGGTTTCGGTCACCGGGACACTCTGTCACGCCGAGGGCGGTAGCTGACCGTCCGGGCGTGCGGGGCGAAGCCGAGCGCGGCGTAGAGCCGCTTCGGAACCGGATAGGCGTCGTCGCCCCGGGCGTACACCACGGCCGTCTCGGCGCCGGCTTCGCGGAACGCCCGCAGCACCGCGATCCCGGCGGCGCGGCCCAGGCCCTGCCGGCGGAACTCCGCGACCGTGCCGACCGGCTCGAACAGCCCGGCCCGGTTCACCTCGTCGTACCAGCCCAGGCAGTACGCGACGAACCGGCCGTCCGGCGCCTCGACGACCACGTCATACTCGGACCGGTACGGCCAGCGCCGGACGAGGGTGCGGTACCGCTCCTCGGTCACCGCCGAGGGATGCCAGACCTCCCGGTGTACGGCGACCCGGCGGGTCAGGTCGTCCTCGCCGCGTACCGGACGGACCAGGAAACCGCTCGGCAGGCTCGGCATCGCCGGCAGTACGGCGAGGTCACGGCGATGGGCGAGGAAGTACGGCCCGTCCCCGTCGGCCGAGTACCCCCGGCTGCGCAGCGCGGCCTCGAGGTGCCGTTCGGTGTCGAAGACGGTGACGCTGGGCGGTGTGGCCGTCACGTCCTCGGCCCAGTCCAGCACCTGTCCGGCGAGTTCCGGACGGGCGGGGTCGACCAGCAGGGCCAGTTCGTCCGGCGCCTCCAGCCAGCCCCACGCCACCACTTCGGCGCCGATCCGCCACAGCGCCATCGGCCGCTTGGCGGCGGTCGGCTCCTGGCCGAGGTTCCAGGCCAGGTCACCGACGTGCCAACGGCTGCCCGGCGACCAGATCCGCTGCGCGAACCGTTGCAACTCCGCAAGATCGGCCTCGCCGTCGTAGTCCCGTCGCATCGGGCCACCATGCCCGGCTCGCCGGCCGGCGGACAAGCACGATTCCGACCGATCGCCATCGCCCGCCTTTCGGTGGTCGGGGGCCGGACAAAGACGGGACGGCACCGGAACGCCCGTGCGCGTTCCGGTGCCGTCCGGCCTGTAGCGGTTCAGGTGTTTCCCGACCTGGCCCTCGTGCCGTCGTCCTCCCTTCGGATCGACGTCGTCGGATTCACCTGGCGGCGGTGGGTTGGGGACCAGTCACCACCGGTTCGTGCGGGATTGGCGGGAGCGTCGACCGCTCAGGCCGTCGGCCGGCGTTCCAGCCGGCCGGGGATCACCGGACGGTGAGCCGGATTACGTCGAACGCCGGCACCTGGTTGGCGCGGGCCATCATCGGGATCCGGTGCGAGCCGTCGCCGGCCCAGACCGCGCACTGCGCCTGGCCCCGCTGGGTCAGACCGGGGACGGTCACCGTGACGGTGTCCGGCGTCGCGCCGCCGTTGCCGTCCTCGGTCGCCACGAAGAACGCCGGGACCGGCGCCGGGTCGGGCGCGTTGCGGTTGCTGGTCAGCATCCGGCAGGCCGAGTGGAAGTGGCCGCGGACCAGGCCGTCCTCGTTGAGGAACGAGCTTTCCTTGTAGTAGCCACCGGCGGCGGCGCCCAGGAAGCGGTCCCGGACCAGGTTGCGGGTGCTGACCCGGAGCGTGAACTGCTGGTTGACCCGGACCGAGGTCGGCGCCTGGGTGATCAGCAGGGTGGGGTTGTCCTCCGGAGCGCCGACCTCGCCGAACTCGGTTCCGACGCAACGCTCGCCGTTCTGGAAGCCGTCGTGCGCCTGCAGGTCACTGCCGGAGCAGTCGGCGCCCAGCGGTTCGAGGGCGGTCGGGTTGCCCGGCGCGGTGCTCGTCGACGGGCCGGTGCTCGGCGTGCAGTTGCCGCTGCCGTTCTGGTTGCCGCGCCCACGCTGGGCCAGGGTGCCCGGCTGCTGCCCGTCGCCGGGGTGCTGGATCGCGCCGTGGTCGTGGTACGACCGGGTCTCCGGCTTGGCGGCGGTGCCCGGCCCGGTGGCCGTGCCGGTGGGCGCCGGGGTCGCGCTCCCGCCGGCCGACGGAGTCGCCGTGGGCGCGCCGGTGGCGGGCGCGGCCGTGGTCGGGCACGCCTTCGCCTTCGTCTGACCGCCCCGGGTGCCGGCGTTGGAGACCTGGTTCACGGCAACGATCGCACCGAAGACGCCGAGCGTGGCAAGCACGGCAATCAGGCGCTTGTTACGTGGCGGGCGGTTCGAGCGCCGTGAGGAGCGGACGGGGGTGTTCACGTGGTGCCACCTCTTTCTGGAGAGGGTTCGGTCAGCGAGGTCGGATCAGCGGACCAGGCTGGGGGTGCCAACGACCAGGAGGTCGTCAGCCTGGGCGGGTGCTGGACGGGCCGATGTGATGGACCCGGATGTCGGTGCCGGCGATCGGCGCGCCGTTGACCCGGCGGGGGTCGCCTTATATGGCGCTGACCAGGGGTAGCGACGGATCGGGTGACGATCCTGGCCGCCAGCGGGCAGCCCGTCTATCGTCACCATCTTCCTGCCTTTCCGAATAATCAACCGGTAACACTGCGAAAAACCGTACGGAATGCGTTGCCTGAGAGTCAAACCGTGGTAGAGAAGATAGGAATCTCTTGAGGCCCACTTAAAGGGAATTTATGTTTCCGGTGGTGAACGAGCGGCATCAGCCGTTCGGACGATGCCCGGGGTTCGACGGTCGGGTGGACGAAGTGGACCAAGTTGCCGGTCGGTTCGGCGGCGGACGGACCGCGACGCCGGCCCGAACGGGGCCGGCGTCGCAGCCGGAAGGCGACCGTTGCCGCGCGCCGCATTCCGGATCACGGCGGCGACCGACCGCGCCTACCCTGGCAACGGCCGGCCGCCGGGTCTGTGGGGTGACGGCGGTCGGGTCAGTAACTGGGAGCCCCGGTGTCGCCGTCCTGTTCGTCCGCGACCGGTGGCGGGGCGACCGCCTTGGGGGTTCCGGTCGGCAGACAGCTCAGGTTCTTCGTGCCGGTCGGCGTCACCACGAACCAGGTGCCGGCGACGCCCTGCCCGCGCCACTGTCCGGGCTTCTTGTCGCCGATGTAGCGGTAGATCGGCCAGTCGCCGATGGTGACCTGCTTGGTGCCGTCCGGTCGGGTCACCGTGTCGACCTTCTCGTCGGCAATGCCTTTGAGATCCGGCTTTCCGTCGGTGAGCACCGGCGGCCAGACCCGGGCGCAGTCGCCGACGCACGTGGTCTTCGACGGCTTCGCCGAGTCCCGGTCGAACCGGTAGAGGACCCAGCCCTTGTCGTCGGTCACGACCTGACCCATCCGGGCGACCTTCTTGCCGATCAGCCCGTCGGTGAGGTTGACGTCGGCGACCTCGACGGGTTCGGGGGTGGGTGAGGCGCCCGGCTCCGGAGTGGACTCGGCTCCGGCGTTGGCCACCGGCTTGACGTCGGCGGCCTTGTTCGGGTTGGCCGGCGTCGGCGCGCAGGCCGTCAACGCCGCCAGTGCTCCACCGACGATGACGACGCCGGCCCGCTTCATCAGTGCCACGTGCCCTCCTTCGTTGGACAGGTCGCCGGGAAGTACGGGCCGTGGGGGCGGCCGGATGAGGCAATTGGCAGTGGACAATTTCACAGGGAATCGTTGAACCGGGTCGATGCGAGGTACGTGGGAAACTGAAGCGGCGCCGTTTTCCCGCTTCCGTACCGGGGTTGTCGAGTGACGCCCCGTCGATTGTGGCCCGCGCAATTATTCGGGCTGTGGTCGCCCGGGGACATTCCGTGTCTCCGGCGGCGTCCGGCCGTCGGGAATCGTCGCGAACCGATCAGAGCGGAACGGTCACCAGTTCGCTGGTCACCTTGCCGTCGTCGCCGAGCACCTGGACCCGCAACTGGTCGATCTCGCCCAGCGGGGTGGCGGTGGTCTCCTGCAACGTCAGCGGTCGGGGCTGGGCCGCCGTGCCGTATCCGGCGGGCGGCACCTTCCAACTGGAGATGACCTCCGGCGGACTGCCGTCGCGGAGCAGTACGAGCCGGCAGACCCGGGGGCCGGTCAGCTTGCTCAGTGCGAAGGAGACCTGGGTGCCGTACGGCGTCGAGGCGAGGATCATGTCGGCCTGCACGCCGCTGCGCGGGTCGGTGACGCTGAACCGCTCACCCTTGGGCAGGTCCGGGCCACCGATACCGGGCAGGGCGGAACCGCTGGCCGAGGGACCCGGCTGGGCGGTCGTTCCCGGCGGGCCGGCCACCCGGGTCCCGACGAACAACGCCAGGCCGGTCAACATCACCAGGAGTACGACGCTCGCCGCGAGGCTGTAGAGCCGCCTGCTCCGGTCCCGTCGCCGCTCCGCGCCCACCGCCGCCACGACCCGGTCGAAGAGTGCCTCGTCCACCTCGGCGCGCTCGACAATCAGAAGATCGCGGCTGTCGACCTCGGCGAGCAGGTCCACCACCGGCAGGAACGACTCCAGTTCCTCGATGCACTGGGTGCAGGTCGCCAGGTGTTCCTCGAACCGTTCGGCGTCCCGCTCGTCGAGGACGCCGAGGGCGTACGACGCGACCTCCCGGTGGCTCTCCCCGGTCATTCCGTCACCCCCCGCTCCCGCAGGGCCGTGCGTAACGCCCGGAGGGCGTAGTAGACCCGGGACTTGGCGGTGCCGAGCGGAAGCCCCAACTCCTCGGCGGCCTCCGGCACCGTGCGTCCCCGGAAGTACGTCGCCACCAGCACTTCACGGTGTGGCTGACTCAACGTCCGGAGCGCGTCGGTGATCGTCATCATCCGGAGCACCCGCTCGGTGTCGTCGGACTCGGAGAACGCCTCGAGATCGCGGTCGTACGTCTCGGCCGGCCGGGCCTGCTCGCTGCGGTGGTCGTCGATGACGATCCGGCGGGCGACGGTTACCAACCAGGGACGTAGCGAGGACTGCCCCTGCGCGCCTAGCCGGTGTGCGTTGCGCCAGGCACGCAGCAGCGTCTCCTGCACGACGTCCTCGGCCCGCTGGCGGTCGCCGCCGGTCAGCCGCAACACGAACATCAGCAGGGGCTTGGCGTGTTCCTGGTAGAGCAGTCGTACGAGTTCGTCTGAATGCCTCGTCTCGGCCCTCGTCTCGGCGGGTTCGGCATGGTGGCGGCCGGCAGCCGATCGCGGCGTCACCGGCCCATCATTGCGGTCCGCGGGCCGCGCGTCGAGACTTTTCCGGTACCGATTTGACCGCCGTTGCGACGTGGCGCACATTCGCCCCGGCATGGTCAGGTCGCCATGCCAACCGCCGGCTACCGCCTGCATCGCACCCATACCTCCGCGTCGAACGCGTCGCACCCGGGGCACCGGCGATCCGGGCCGAGTTGAGCCGCCGGCGAGAGGTACGGATTTCGTACCCGGCCGGATCAACGCGGGTCGGGGAAGTTGCCGGGTCACCGGGTCGGCCTGCCCGATCGGCCGGATCGGCCGGTTGTGCCGGGGCGCCCGGATGGGTTAAATCGCGACCCCGAAGGTCCCCGGCGGGGGCGGAGCCGACGGCCGGGCGGCGGCGTCGCCGACCACTCGCGCGCCACCGGCGAAGCGGTCCAGGTCGGCGCCGTACAGCACCCGGCCGGGGAACCAGTCACCGGCGGTACGCCGGATCAGATCGGCCACCGGCAGTTGGGTCCGGCCGGCGACCAGCACCAGATTGCCGTAGCGCCGGCCGCGCAGCACCGCCGAATCGGCGATCAGGCAGGCCTCGGGCAGCACGCTGCGGACCGTGGCGACCTGGGCCCGGGCGTGCCCGAGCGGCGGCCCGTCCGCGATGTTCACCAGGTAGGTGCCGCCCGGCCGGAGCACCCGGGCCGCCTCGGCGGCGAACTCCACCGAGGTCAGGTGCGCGGGGGTCCGGGCACCGGCGAAGACGTCGGCGACGATCAGGTCGTACCCGGCGTCGGGGGACGAGCCGAGGACCGCCCGGGCGTCGCCGACCCGGACCCGCAGCCGTGGGTCGGCCGGCCAGGGCAGTTCCCGGCGGACCAGCTCCACCAGGGCGGCGTCGATCTCGACCACCCGCTGGGTGGAACCGGGCCGGGTCGCGCAGACGTACCGGGGCAGGGTCAGCGCCCCGCCGCCGAGGTGCAGCACCCGCAGCGGCGCCCCGCTCGGGGCGACGAGGTCGACGACGATGGCGAACCGGCGGACGTACTCGAATTCGAGATGGGTCGGGTCGGCGAGGTCGACGTGCGACTGCGGCGCCCCGTCGACCAGCAGGGTGTACGAGCGGGGCCGGTCCGGATCCGGGCTCACCTCCGCCAGCCCGGTGTCGACCTTGGCCGCGATCAGATCACTACGTCGTTTCCGGCCCACCCGACAAGTATCAGGGAAGGACCCCCGCCCACCGCATCCGGTCGGGGAACGGCCCTTTCCGACCCCTACGACGCGTTGCTGGCGAAGGTGAGGGCGCGGTGCAGCAGCCGGCCGTCGCCGAGCCGGGCCCGCAGCCGGCGCTCCAGTCCGGCGATCGGGATCAGGTTCTGTGGCGCCCTCGGATCCTTGTACGGGGTGGAGGCGAACCGGGGCAGCGTGGCCAGGGACAGGTGGGCGAGTTCGACCGCCTGCTGTTCGGCCAGCTCGGCCGAGCACTCGACCCGGACGATTCCGGCCCAGGGCCCCCGGCCGCCCCCGGGGAGCCGGAGGTACCAGGAGTAGCCGCCCCAGGCCGTACCGAGCCGGAACACCGGGGAGCGTTCACCGGCGTGCAGCCCGGTGACCAGCGCGGTGTGCCGGGCGTCGAGATACTGGCTGTGCTGCGTCTTGATGTAGCCGAGGGTGCGGGGGAGTTGTCGCCGGTTCCGCAGCGGTCCGTCCACCACCAGCAGGTCACCGTCGTCCCGGACGGCGCCGGAGACCTTCACCTCCAGCGCGGTCAGCGGCCCCTGTACGGCGGCCGGCAGCTTGCTCAGCTCGCCGGTGCCGCCGACCCGGTGTACGGCGTACCGGATCTGCCCGGCGACGACGTCCCCGGCGGACGGGCTGGCGGTGAAGAGTCCCCGTTCGACCTCCGCGCCGGCCAGTTCGGCGACTCCCCGGCGCAGGTCGCACCGGACCACCCCGGCGGCGTACGACGCGGCGACGCCGGGAAACGATCCGCCGTCCGGCTCCTCGGTCCAGACGCTGGCGTCGATCCGGCGCACCCCGTCGACCAGCAGTACGACGTCGGGCGGCTCGATCCCGTCCGGGGCGCGCAGCGGTCGCCACTCGTCCGGCGGCAGTTCGACGTCGGTCTGCACCTGCGCGCTGCTCGGCGCGGCGGGACCGCCGGCAGCCTCGAACGAGGCCCCGTACGCCGGGTCCCAGGCGTCGACGAAGAGCCGGGCGCTCACCGGCCGGTCCGCTCGACCCGGGAGCTGCGGGCGTCCTTGCGGACCTCGAACCGCACCGGTATCCGTTCGGCGAGCGCCGGTACGTGGGTCACCACCCCGACCATCCGGTCGCCCCGGGCGGCCAGGTTCTCCAGGGTGGCGGCGACGGTGTCCAGGGTCGCCGCGTCCAGGGTGCCGAAGCCCTCGTCGAGGACGATCGACTCCAGGCTCGCGGTGGTGGTGGAGAGGCCGGCGAGCTGTTCGGAGAGCGCCAGCGCCAGCGCCAGCGACGCCTGGAAGGTCTCGCCGCCGGAGAGGGTCCGCACCCCCCGGCGCAGCCCGGCGTCGTGGTGGTCGACCACGAAGAACTCGCCCTTGTCGTGCCCGAGGTCGTACTGGCCGCCGGTGAGTTCGCGGAGGATCCCGGAGGCGCCGTCGACGAGCAGGTCGAGCGCCTCCGCGAGCAGCCACCGTTCGAAGTTGTTGGCCCGCAGGTGCCCGGCCAGGGCCCGAGCGACCCGACCCTCGCGTTCGTGGCCGGTCCGCTGTTCGGTCAGCTCCCGGGCCTGCTCCCGACGCTCGACCAGCCGGTCGTGCGCGGACTCGGCCCGCTCCACCGCGATCGCCGCCAGCCGGACCGGGTCGTCGTCGCCGACCGGCCCACCGAGCCCGACGGCGCCGAACAGCCCGGCGATCCGGGCCGCGACCGCCGCCACGGAGTCGTGCGCCCCGGCCACCGCCGAGGCCACCTCGACCCGGTCGCGCCGCCGTTCCCCGGTCGCCCGGGCCGCCCAGTCGCAGAGGCCGGCCCAGGCGACGGAGACGTCGTCGCGGTCGGCGGCGGGTGGGCCGAGCCGGGCCACCCCGTCCCGGACGGTGTCGAAGGCCCGCCAGGCGCCCCGGAGCCGTTCCTGCGCCGCCTCGGCCCCGGCCCGGGCCCGGCGGGCCGCCTCGCGGGCGGTCCGGACCGCCGTACCGGCGCTCTCCAGGTCGCGGCGGAGCCGGGTGAGCAGGTCGAGTTCCTGGCGCAGCGCGGCCGGTCCGGGGGAGTCGGCCAGCCGGACGTCCAGCTCGGCCAGCCGGGCGGTGAGCTGTTCGTGCCGGGCACGGACCTGGTCGAGGTTGCGTTCCAGCTCCCGGGCGGCCCGCTCCCGCTCGCCGACCAGTCGCACGGCGGCATCGGCGGCGGTGCGGGCGGTCTTGCCGGCCGCCTCGGCGGCGGCCACCGAGGAGCCCTTCGGCATCGCCGGCACCTCGGCGACCGGCTGGGTGCAGACCGGGCAGGGCGCTCCGGCGTGCAGGTGGGCCCGGAGCGCGGCGGCCCGGTCGGCGGTCTGCGCCTCCTGGTAGGCGGCCCGGGCCGCCTCCAGTTCCGTGTCGGCCCGCTGCGCCGCCGTGCGGGCCTGCTCGAGGGCGGCCAGCGCCGCGTCGTGGTCGGTGCCGGCGCCGGCCAGGGCCCCGGCCAGGGCACCGACCTCGTCGGCGACCTGCTTCCGGTCGGCGTGCGCCTGCTGCAACAGCCGCAGCGCGGCCGGGTCGCCGGCCCCGGCCAACTCGCCGCGGAGCTTCTCCTCGCGTTCCTCGGCGACGGTCACCGCGGCCATCGCCTCGGTCGCCTCGCCCCGGGCGGTCGCGACCGCCTCGGCGAGCCGGGCGAGGTCGGTCGGGGGCCGGACCCCGGCCAGTTCCGCGAGTTCGGCGTCGAGGGCGGCCAGCCTCGCCTCCACCGCCGTCGCGGCCGTCCGGGCCTGCCGGAGTTCGGGTACGGCGGCGTCGACCTCGCCGGCCAGCTTCCGCATCGCCTCGACCCGGTCGGTGGCGGTGCCGAGCGCCTCGTCGTCGATCCCGGTCAGCCCCTCGAGTACCCGGTCGACGGCGGCCAGCGCGGCGTCGGCCCGACCGCCCCGAGCGGTGGCCAGCTTCTGGACCTCCTCGTAGACGCCGAGTCCGAGCAGGTTGACCAGGATCTGCTGCCGGGTCGCCGGTTTGGCGTGCAGGAAGTCGGCGAACTGCCCCTGCGGCAGCAGTACGCAGCTGGTGAACTGCTCGTAAGGCAGCCCGACCGCCTCCAGCACCGCCTCTTCCATCTCGGCCGGGGTGCCGGCGACGACCTCGCCGAGATCCTCCGGGGTCAGCCCGGTGTCCAGCTTGGTCACGTCGAAGCCGGGAGGCATGAGCTGGAGCCCGGCGTTACCGGTCTTCACGTTGCCCCGGCCGTCCCGCCGGACCACCCGGGTCGCCACGTACCGGGCGCCGGCCGACTCGAAGACCAGCCGGACCCGGGCCTCGTTCGCCGACGGGGCCAGCGCGTTGGCGATGCCCCGGGCACCGCCCCAGCGTGGCACCGTGCCGTAGAGGGCGAAGCAGATCGCGTCGAGCACGCTGGACTTGCCCGAACCGGTCGGCCCGACCAGGGCGAAGAAGTCCGCGTCGGTGAAGTCGACGGTGGTGGCGTCCCGGAAGGCGGTGAAGCCGGCCAGGTCGAGCCGGAGCGGACGCACTATTTGGTCGCCTCCTCGAACAGATCGTCGAACAGCTCCCGGACGCCGTCGTCGGCCTGTCC
The nucleotide sequence above comes from Plantactinospora soyae. Encoded proteins:
- a CDS encoding GNAT family N-acetyltransferase, which codes for MSTSRSDSSLAVSVVPAGRGDAGEILTVQRAAYVSEAQRYREPLLPPLTETLDELRAVLAGGGIVLAARLGTRLVGAVRARIEDGTGHIGRLAVAPDLHGRGIGSELLRAVEAACPDPVRRFELFTGADSEDTVRLYRRHGYVVFAHRPLDVGPGLLYLEKHR
- a CDS encoding DUF1990 family protein, with the protein product MGFTYPEVGATGTGRLPAGYRHLRWRTELAPGVFEAAGAAVLTWRMHRAMGVRMTTDAPSAAPGVAVTAGLGLGRLRLAAPCEVVWAVRDQRRIGFGYGTLPGHPMRGEEAFLVELADDGRVWFTVIAFSAPASRLTRLAGPVVPVLQRAYAWWCGTVLRRLTALRR
- a CDS encoding DNA-3-methyladenine glycosylase family protein — translated: MTETGPTASRVLHPPAGYHLAGSVRPLAMGAHDPCARFVDGTFWWATRSPAGPGTLALRRRADELVADGYGPGADWVLERADAVAGLRDDLTGFDGLAAGHPVVARLARDHRGLRLPATGQIFPRLLRAIFEQKVTGKEAFRAYAATVRHFGAPAPGPVRGLWAPPEPAVIAAAPYWVFHPFGVEQRRADTLRRAAAVADRLERCGDPVEATRRLTAIVGIGPWTAAEVVRIAFGDPDAVSVGDYHIPNTVAWALAGEARGDDARMLDLLEPFRGHRGRVCLLLAAAGLHAPRFGPRMPIRSFARF
- a CDS encoding GNAT family N-acetyltransferase, which produces MRRDYDGEADLAELQRFAQRIWSPGSRWHVGDLAWNLGQEPTAAKRPMALWRIGAEVVAWGWLEAPDELALLVDPARPELAGQVLDWAEDVTATPPSVTVFDTERHLEAALRSRGYSADGDGPYFLAHRRDLAVLPAMPSLPSGFLVRPVRGEDDLTRRVAVHREVWHPSAVTEERYRTLVRRWPYRSEYDVVVEAPDGRFVAYCLGWYDEVNRAGLFEPVGTVAEFRRQGLGRAAGIAVLRAFREAGAETAVVYARGDDAYPVPKRLYAALGFAPHARTVSYRPRRDRVSR
- a CDS encoding Pecanex-like protein 1 — protein: MLATLGVFGAIVAVNQVSNAGTRGGQTKAKACPTTAAPATGAPTATPSAGGSATPAPTGTATGPGTAAKPETRSYHDHGAIQHPGDGQQPGTLAQRGRGNQNGSGNCTPSTGPSTSTAPGNPTALEPLGADCSGSDLQAHDGFQNGERCVGTEFGEVGAPEDNPTLLITQAPTSVRVNQQFTLRVSTRNLVRDRFLGAAAGGYYKESSFLNEDGLVRGHFHSACRMLTSNRNAPDPAPVPAFFVATEDGNGGATPDTVTVTVPGLTQRGQAQCAVWAGDGSHRIPMMARANQVPAFDVIRLTVR
- a CDS encoding anti-sigma factor family protein; translated protein: MTGESHREVASYALGVLDERDAERFEEHLATCTQCIEELESFLPVVDLLAEVDSRDLLIVERAEVDEALFDRVVAAVGAERRRDRSRRLYSLAASVVLLVMLTGLALFVGTRVAGPPGTTAQPGPSASGSALPGIGGPDLPKGERFSVTDPRSGVQADMILASTPYGTQVSFALSKLTGPRVCRLVLLRDGSPPEVISSWKVPPAGYGTAAQPRPLTLQETTATPLGEIDQLRVQVLGDDGKVTSELVTVPL
- a CDS encoding sigma-70 family RNA polymerase sigma factor, which produces MQAVAGGWHGDLTMPGRMCATSQRRSNRYRKSLDARPADRNDGPVTPRSAAGRHHAEPAETRAETRHSDELVRLLYQEHAKPLLMFVLRLTGGDRQRAEDVVQETLLRAWRNAHRLGAQGQSSLRPWLVTVARRIVIDDHRSEQARPAETYDRDLEAFSESDDTERVLRMMTITDALRTLSQPHREVLVATYFRGRTVPEAAEELGLPLGTAKSRVYYALRALRTALRERGVTE
- a CDS encoding spermidine synthase, coding for MGRKRRSDLIAAKVDTGLAEVSPDPDRPRSYTLLVDGAPQSHVDLADPTHLEFEYVRRFAIVVDLVAPSGAPLRVLHLGGGALTLPRYVCATRPGSTQRVVEIDAALVELVRRELPWPADPRLRVRVGDARAVLGSSPDAGYDLIVADVFAGARTPAHLTSVEFAAEAARVLRPGGTYLVNIADGPPLGHARAQVATVRSVLPEACLIADSAVLRGRRYGNLVLVAGRTQLPVADLIRRTAGDWFPGRVLYGADLDRFAGGARVVGDAAARPSAPPPPGTFGVAI
- a CDS encoding AAA family ATPase codes for the protein MRPLRLDLAGFTAFRDATTVDFTDADFFALVGPTGSGKSSVLDAICFALYGTVPRWGGARGIANALAPSANEARVRLVFESAGARYVATRVVRRDGRGNVKTGNAGLQLMPPGFDVTKLDTGLTPEDLGEVVAGTPAEMEEAVLEAVGLPYEQFTSCVLLPQGQFADFLHAKPATRQQILVNLLGLGVYEEVQKLATARGGRADAALAAVDRVLEGLTGIDDEALGTATDRVEAMRKLAGEVDAAVPELRQARTAATAVEARLAALDAELAELAGVRPPTDLARLAEAVATARGEATEAMAAVTVAEEREEKLRGELAGAGDPAALRLLQQAHADRKQVADEVGALAGALAGAGTDHDAALAALEQARTAAQRADTELEAARAAYQEAQTADRAAALRAHLHAGAPCPVCTQPVAEVPAMPKGSSVAAAEAAGKTARTAADAAVRLVGERERAARELERNLDQVRARHEQLTARLAELDVRLADSPGPAALRQELDLLTRLRRDLESAGTAVRTAREAARRARAGAEAAQERLRGAWRAFDTVRDGVARLGPPAADRDDVSVAWAGLCDWAARATGERRRDRVEVASAVAGAHDSVAAVAARIAGLFGAVGLGGPVGDDDPVRLAAIAVERAESAHDRLVERREQARELTEQRTGHEREGRVARALAGHLRANNFERWLLAEALDLLVDGASGILRELTGGQYDLGHDKGEFFVVDHHDAGLRRGVRTLSGGETFQASLALALALSEQLAGLSTTTASLESIVLDEGFGTLDAATLDTVAATLENLAARGDRMVGVVTHVPALAERIPVRFEVRKDARSSRVERTGR